The genomic segment CTTAAATTGAAATTTTTTTCTTCTAGTTTCAATTATACTACCGTCTATTTTACTTACAGAAATATCTATAAATCCTGAACCAAAATTTATTCCAATAACCTTTTTATATTCTGGATTAATTTTCAAAATTTTTCTTGGTCTTCCACCTTTTGATGATAAAGTATCATCTTCTAAAACTAAATTTTCTTCAATTAACTTTTTCATAGTTTTAGAAATACCAGCAGGAGATATATTTAATTCAAGGGACAAAT from the Streptobacillus ratti genome contains:
- a CDS encoding MarR family transcriptional regulator — protein: MKKLNDTEYEILELISKNHCVTRMDLSLELNISPAGISKTMKKLIEENLVLEDDTLSSKGGRPRKILKINPEYKKVIGINFGSGFIDISVSKIDGSIIETRRKKFQFK